Below is a window of Caballeronia insecticola DNA.
TGGGGCGCGCTGTTTCTCGGCGAACGCGTATCGGTGGGGATGGCGGCGGCGTGCGCCATCGTACTCGTCGGCACGGCATTGGCGACGGGCGTCGTCAAGCGCGTGCCGCTCGTCCGCGCACGACGCGCGCAATGCGCCGAGGAAGGCAAGGCGTGAAGCACACAAAGCGGACGCGGTTCAGCGCCAGTGGCGAACCAGCGGGCCGTTTTCACCCGCGACGGGATCGCACGGCGGAAACGGCAGCAGTTCCATCGCGGCGCGGGCGGCATCGCTGATCGCGTCGCGCCGGATATCCCATTGCTGGCCGGGCGGATACGCGCCGACCACCTGAAAACGGCGCCCGGCCATCAGCAGGCAGTGGCCGGTCCCGGCGGGCAACACGAGCGCGTCGCCGGCGTTGACGGCAATCTTTCGGCCATGCGGGCCGCCCAGAATCAGCTCCGCGTCGCCCGATGCGATGCCGAGCGCCTCGTGTGCGGTCGAATGAAAGTGGTGATAGTCGAAGACGCCGTCGCGCCATTGCGGCGGCCAGCCGTTCTGCGCGAACAGTGCTTCGAAGCGGGTAGCGCCATCTGCGGCGCGGGGATCGAGATCGAGCGCGCCGCGCCAGAGGAGCACCGGCAGACGCGAATTGTTCGGCACCCAGCCATTCGGCGCCAGCATGAAATGCTCGCAGCGGGCGTTTTGCGCGAGCAGGCTTACAGTTTGTTCGGCCATCGTGCGGTTTCTCCGGAAGTGTCAGAAAAAGCGCAGCAACGGCCGTTCCAAGTGATGAATTCGTGCCTCGGTCCTCAGTGACCGTGCCCGTGGCCGCCCCCGCCCCCGCCCCCGCCGCCGAAGCCGATACCCAGCGACACCGAAGGCGCCGCGTAATAGCCCGGTCCATAGGCATAACCATAGGCCGGCGCGTAGCCATACCCATACGCCGGCGCGGGCGCGTAGCCATACGGCGGCGCATAAACGCAGCCGCCGATGCCCGCGGTCAGCACGAGCGCCAGCGGCACGATCAGCCGGCGCGCGAGCCGCGCCCTGGTGCTAGTTCGAGATGTGTCTTTCACGATGTCTGCTCCCCGGCCACTCGACGCTTACCAGTGGCGATAACCGTAGCCGCCGCGATACGCATGCCAGTCGCGGCGATTCCAGTAGCGATACCCGTCCCAGTAGCGGTCGCCATGCCATCCCACGACGACGGCCGGTCCCGGCGCCACGACAACCGGCGCGGGCTGATACACGACGGCGGGCGGCGCGGCATAAACCGGCGCGGGCGGTGCGACATAAACCGGCGGCGGCGGTGCGACGTACACCGGCGCCGGCGCGGCATAGACGGGAAGCCCGAGATTGATGCCGACGCTCACGCGCGCCATCGCGGCTTCGCACGCGAGACCCGCGCACAGTGCGATGCCGATGCCAACCAGGCCCTTGACGTTCATTTCTGCCTCTTTTGATCAGGCTGAGTAACAAGCTGCGATGAAATTCTCAATAGCCGCCACACGGCCATGAATTCATGTTAGCCGCAGGCATTTGCCGCTGAGTTACAAGCCCTGTAACAGATGTGAATCCTGAAACGAATATGCGGAAATGCGCCAGCCGCCCGGACCGACGCGTGGCGCGCCGTTCGCCCGGCGTCCGGGTTGCGCGCGCCCGCGCCCGCGTGGGATAGTTCCCGCTTCGCTAAAACGGATGACGGGACGATGGACCTGTTGCGAAGCATGAGGATCTTTGCGCGTGTGGCGGAAGCGGCCAGCTTCACGATCGCGGCGCAGCACATGGACATCACGACGGCGCAGGCCTCGCGCGCGGTGACCGAACTCGAGACGCATCTGCGCACGCGTCTTCTGAACCGCACGACACGCCGCGTCGCGCTGACCGACGCGGGAAACCGCTATCTCGCGCGCTGCAAGGAAGTGCTCGAACTCGTCGATCTGTCGGAAGCCGAGGCCGGCGACGCGCAGACTTCGCCGAGCGGCGTGCTGCGCATGCATGCGCCCATCACGTTCGGACATCACTATGTGGTGCCTGCGCTGACGCGCTATCTGGAGCAGCATCCGCAAGTGCGCGTCGAGCTGACGCTGTCGCAACATGTGCCCGACATGCTCGACGAAGGCTTCGACGTTTTCCTGCAAGTCACCACATCCGCCCTTCCCGATTCCGCGCTCGTCTCCACGAAGATTTGCTCGATGCCGAGCGTGCTGTGCGCGTCGCCCGCGTATCTGGAAAAAGCGGGCGCGCCGCACAATCTCGAAGACTTGCCGAGACACGCGTGCCTGCAAATGGTCACGACGTTTTTCCCGATCGACCGATGGATTTTCGAAGGTCCGGGCGGCCCCGTCGCGGTGGATCTGGAACCGGGCCGTCTGCGCGTGAATTCGGCCGATGCGGTCGCCGTCGCGCTGGCGGACGGCCTCGGCATCGCCCCGCTGCCGATGCTCGCCGCGCTGCCGTGGCTGCAAAGCGGCGCGCTCGTGCGCGTGCTGCCCGAGTGGGAACTCCAGACCATGACCATCTATGCGATGTATGCGTCGCGCCAATATCTCGACGCGAAAATCCGCACCTGGGTCGCGTTTTTGCGCGAATACGTCGAAGAGACGCTGGCGAACGAACCCGCCTGCGCCGCCGGCAAAACTTCACATCGTAAGACCAATTAAGTAGTCAGGTGCGTGGCCGAACGCACACAGCCCGCACGCGCGCGCATTCTCTAAACGCGTAGTTGCAAGCATGATTCGGAACACTAAACTGCTTGATGGTGCGCCCGCATTCGTTCCCCACGGTGCAGCGCAACAGAAAGGGGTCGGCCGACATGATCAAGACTCTGCGCGCGGGCGCCGCGTCCCCCGCGCTGCGGCTGTGCGTCGCCACGCTTTTAAGCGCGACGTGCGCGCACGCGCATGCGGGGCCGGGCGGCGCGCACGTCGTCGCGGGGTCCGGATCGGTCACGACGAGCGGCGCCAGCACCACCATCCAGCAGAACAGCAACCGGCTCGCCATCGACTGGAATTCGTTCAGCACGCGGCCCGGCGAGTCCGTCACGTTCAATCAGCCGGGCGCGAACGCGATCGCGCTCAACCGCGTCGTCGGGCCGAGACCGTCGGCGCTGTTCGGCAAGCTGAATGCGAACGGCCAGGTTTTCATCGTCAATCCGAACGGCGTGATTTTCGGGCCGGGCGCGCAGGTCAATGTCGGCGGATTGCTGGCATCGACGCTCAATCTCTCCACCAGCGATTTCATGAGCGGCCATTACGCATTCGCCGACGATGGCCGCCGCGGCTGGCGCGAGCGTCACTGGCATCGCGGTCATGATCGCGACGATGGCGCGGCCGTCGTCAATCTCGGCTCGATCACGAGCGCGCCGGGCGGCTACGTCGCGCTGATCGGGGCGCGCGCGATCAACGCCGGCACGATCAACACGCCCGATGGCGTCGCCGCGCTCGCCGCCGGTGAACGGATCGCGGTCACTTTGGGCGACCACAGCATGATTGGCCTCTCGGTCGAGCGCGGCACGCTCCACGCGCTCGCCGCGAATCACGGACTCATTCAGGCCGATGGCGGCCAGGCGTGGCTCAGCGCGAACGCCGAAGACGCGCTGTTCGCGAGCGTCGTCAACAACACCGGCATCATCCGCGCGCACAGTGCCGTCAGCGAGAACGGCGTGATCCGGCTCGTGGCCGATGGCGGCATCGTGCGCGTCGGCGGCACGCTCGATGCGTCCGCGCCGAACAACGGGAATGGCGGCGTCATCGAGACGTCGGGAACGCAGGTGCGCGTCGCGCAAAACGCGACGATCACCACGGCGGCCGCAGCGGGACACACCGGGACGTGGCGCATTGCGAGCGACTTCGCCGCGCTCGTCGGCTCGGGCAACCGCTTCGACCAGCGCTTCGGCACGATTCAAGGCACGACGCTCTCGCGCGTGCTCGACTCGACCAACGTCAGCATCAGCGCGTCCGCGCCCGCCGGTTTCCAGCCGTTCGGCTTCGTATTGATCGACGGGCCGCTCGCGTGGCGCAGCGCGAACACGCTGTCGCTCGCCGCGCAAAACGGCATCGTGCTCGCGGCGCCGGTCAGCGCGCCGAACGGCACGCTCGCTTTGTCCGCCGGGAGCAGCGCAATCCAGCGCGCGCCGATCGACGCAGCCCGTCTCGCGCTGCAAGGCGGCACGGGGAACTACACGCTGTCGAACGCGGGGAACCGCATCGGCACGCTTGCCGCGAATGCCGCGTCGGTCGTCGTCAACAGCGCCGCGCCGATGACGATCGGCAACGTCGCCGGACTCGCGGGCGTCGCGGCGAGCGGCGCAGTGACGCTCGCGGCGCCGTTGCTTACGCTTGTCGCGCCGGTGTCGAGCCGGGCGAGCGGCACGGCCATCACGCTCGCGTCCGCTTCGCTCGACAATCGCGCGGGCGCGCAGGCACTCGTTACGCCCAACGGCCGCTGGCTCGTCTACTCCGATTCGCCCGACACCGACAATTTCGGCGGCCTGCAAAGCGGCAATCTCGCGCTCTGGGGCGATACATACAACGGCGCCGCCGATGCACGCGCCGCATCGTCCGGCGGCAACCGCTTCGCGTTCACCGCGTTGCAGCAGGTCACGCTCGCGGCGGTGAACCTCGACGTGCCGTTCGACACGCCGCGCACGCTCGGTCCCGACGACGTGACCGTCGCGATGCGCTACGACGGCTCGAACTACGGCCACGCCTTCGCCGACAGCGCGACGGTCCACGAACCGTTCATCTTCACCGTGACGAGCACGGGCGCGGCACCGGGCGCAGCGAGCGGCGAGTACACGATCACGATCACGGCGACGGGCGGCCCGACCGGCTACCGGATCACGACGCAAAGCGGCACGCTGCGCATCGCCGCCGCGCCTCCGCCGCCGTCGCTGCCTCCACCGCCAACGCAGCCGAGCCAGCCGACGCAAGTCACCGGCCCCATCACGCCGCCGCCGCCGCCGCCGCCGCCGACACCGATTCAGCCGGTTCAGCCAAGCGCGCCAGATTCAATCGTGACGACGACGGCGGCGACGCTGCCCGGCATCCTCGATTCGGTGCGCACGGACGCGTCGAATCCCGCGAATCTGAGCGACGCCGCGCCGGGGCTCGAGCCGCAGTCGGCGCCGCTCGTGCAGCAGCGCACCGATTCGTCGAGCGACGGCAGCCGCCTGCCGGACGACGCATGGCCCGGCCACGTATGCCGCATGTGACGCCCAGGCGTGTGCGACGCTTGCGGCCTTCCGCGCGACCGAACCGGCCGGGTCGGGGCACGTCGCGCCGCTTCGCCGCTTTGTTCGCCGCACTGGCCGCGGCCTCCGCCCGCGACATGCACGACGCCCGCGCGCAAGCAATCGCTCAGGTCGCGCAAGTGGCTCCGGCGCTGCCGAACGCGGGCAGCATCCTGCGCGAGCAGCAACAGCAGACGCCCGTCCCGCCGCCGCCATCCGACCTGCGCCTGAACGTGACGCCCGCGCCCCAACCGCCGTCCGCCGCCGCGCCGGGCGGCATCCGCTTCGAGGTGAAAGGCTTCGAATTCACCGGCAACACGATCTTCCCGGCGGCCGAACTGCTCGACGCCGCGCGCACGCTGATCGGCCCGGATCGCTCGCTCGACGATCTCGAAAGCGCCGCGGACCGCGTGAGCGCCTATTACCGCCGGCATGGCTATCTGGTCGCGCGCGCGTATGTGCCGCCGCAGCAGATCGACGGCGGCATCGTGCGGATCGCGGTGAGCGAGGGGCGCTACGGGCGCATCGGGATCGACAACCGGTCGCGCACGCGCGATTCCGTCGTCACGCGCTTTCTCGGCGCGCTGCATCCGGGCGATGTCATCGACGAAAGCGCCCTCACCCGCGCGACGCTGCTCGCGCAGGACGCCGCCGGCACGACGGGCGCGAACGCGACCATCTCGCCGGGCCTGCTGCCGGGCACATCCGACATGACGCTGCAAGTGCCCGCCGCGCGGGCGCTGTCCGGCAGCGTGCAGGCCGACAACTACGGTCAGGCGACGACCGGCACCGCGCGGCTGATCGGCGCGCTGCAATGGAACAATCCGCTCGGCATCGGCGACCAGTTGGGCGCACGGCTGCTCGGCTCGATCACCGGGCAGTTCTACGGCAACATCGGCTATACGGTGCCGGTTGGCGGCAGCGGGCTCGCGTGGGGCGTCGGCTATACGCGCTCGACGTACTCCGTCGGCGGCCAGTTCGACGAACTCGATGCCTACGGCAGCGCCAACGTCTGGTCGACGTTCGTGAGCTATCCGCTGCTGCGCTCGCCTGCGGCGAACCTGTACGCGACGGCGGGCTTCGACCACAAGCTGCTGTCCGATCATCTCGGCGCGTTCGATTCCGTCAGCGACAAGAACAGCGACGTCGGGCGCCTCGCGCTGTCGGGCAATCTCACGCTGGAAAAAAGCATCACGACGTTCGAGACGAGCATTCAGCAAGGCAACTTGCGCTTCAAGTCGCCGCAGGCGGAACAGATCGCCGCGCAGATCGCGGGCTCGTTCACGAAGTTCGTGTTCGCCATGACGCACACGCAGGTGATCGGCGCTCAGTCCAACGGCACGCAGCTGTACTTTTCGCTGACGGGACAGGCGAGCTCGCGCAATCTGGATTCGTCCGAGCAGATTTCCCTCGGCGGTCCGTATGCGGTGCGCGCCTATGCGACCGGCGATGCGCCCGTCGACGAAGCGTATATCGCCACTTTCGAAGTGCGGCAGACGCTCAGGCAGTCGCTCGTGCCGGTGCTGATCACGCTGACGGGCTTCATCGATACCGCCGACGGCAAGGTTGTCGCGCATCCGGTCGCGCCGGGCAGCAATCACGTGCGGCTGTCGGGGCTGGGCGTCGGCGCGACCTTCGCCGCGCCGCACGACGTCCTGCTCTCGATGTCGTATGCGCACACGCTCGGCTATGTCCCGGCGACGCTCGGCACCGGCCACGCGAACCGCTTCTGGGTCGCACTCACGAAGTCCTTTTGAAGTCCTCTTGAGACCGCCATGACGCGCGCCCGACATGTCCTGCTGCTTGTCCTTCTCGCCTTCGCCGCGCGCGGCGTGTGCGCGGCGCCGGTCGCGACGA
It encodes the following:
- a CDS encoding ShlB/FhaC/HecB family hemolysin secretion/activation protein — encoded protein: MHDARAQAIAQVAQVAPALPNAGSILREQQQQTPVPPPPSDLRLNVTPAPQPPSAAAPGGIRFEVKGFEFTGNTIFPAAELLDAARTLIGPDRSLDDLESAADRVSAYYRRHGYLVARAYVPPQQIDGGIVRIAVSEGRYGRIGIDNRSRTRDSVVTRFLGALHPGDVIDESALTRATLLAQDAAGTTGANATISPGLLPGTSDMTLQVPAARALSGSVQADNYGQATTGTARLIGALQWNNPLGIGDQLGARLLGSITGQFYGNIGYTVPVGGSGLAWGVGYTRSTYSVGGQFDELDAYGSANVWSTFVSYPLLRSPAANLYATAGFDHKLLSDHLGAFDSVSDKNSDVGRLALSGNLTLEKSITTFETSIQQGNLRFKSPQAEQIAAQIAGSFTKFVFAMTHTQVIGAQSNGTQLYFSLTGQASSRNLDSSEQISLGGPYAVRAYATGDAPVDEAYIATFEVRQTLRQSLVPVLITLTGFIDTADGKVVAHPVAPGSNHVRLSGLGVGATFAAPHDVLLSMSYAHTLGYVPATLGTGHANRFWVALTKSF
- a CDS encoding cupin domain protein; this translates as MAEQTVSLLAQNARCEHFMLAPNGWVPNNSRLPVLLWRGALDLDPRAADGATRFEALFAQNGWPPQWRDGVFDYHHFHSTAHEALGIASGDAELILGGPHGRKIAVNAGDALVLPAGTGHCLLMAGRRFQVVGAYPPGQQWDIRRDAISDAARAAMELLPFPPCDPVAGENGPLVRHWR
- a CDS encoding two-partner secretion domain-containing protein produces the protein MIKTLRAGAASPALRLCVATLLSATCAHAHAGPGGAHVVAGSGSVTTSGASTTIQQNSNRLAIDWNSFSTRPGESVTFNQPGANAIALNRVVGPRPSALFGKLNANGQVFIVNPNGVIFGPGAQVNVGGLLASTLNLSTSDFMSGHYAFADDGRRGWRERHWHRGHDRDDGAAVVNLGSITSAPGGYVALIGARAINAGTINTPDGVAALAAGERIAVTLGDHSMIGLSVERGTLHALAANHGLIQADGGQAWLSANAEDALFASVVNNTGIIRAHSAVSENGVIRLVADGGIVRVGGTLDASAPNNGNGGVIETSGTQVRVAQNATITTAAAAGHTGTWRIASDFAALVGSGNRFDQRFGTIQGTTLSRVLDSTNVSISASAPAGFQPFGFVLIDGPLAWRSANTLSLAAQNGIVLAAPVSAPNGTLALSAGSSAIQRAPIDAARLALQGGTGNYTLSNAGNRIGTLAANAASVVVNSAAPMTIGNVAGLAGVAASGAVTLAAPLLTLVAPVSSRASGTAITLASASLDNRAGAQALVTPNGRWLVYSDSPDTDNFGGLQSGNLALWGDTYNGAADARAASSGGNRFAFTALQQVTLAAVNLDVPFDTPRTLGPDDVTVAMRYDGSNYGHAFADSATVHEPFIFTVTSTGAAPGAASGEYTITITATGGPTGYRITTQSGTLRIAAAPPPPSLPPPPTQPSQPTQVTGPITPPPPPPPPTPIQPVQPSAPDSIVTTTAATLPGILDSVRTDASNPANLSDAAPGLEPQSAPLVQQRTDSSSDGSRLPDDAWPGHVCRM
- a CDS encoding LysR family transcriptional regulator; its protein translation is MDLLRSMRIFARVAEAASFTIAAQHMDITTAQASRAVTELETHLRTRLLNRTTRRVALTDAGNRYLARCKEVLELVDLSEAEAGDAQTSPSGVLRMHAPITFGHHYVVPALTRYLEQHPQVRVELTLSQHVPDMLDEGFDVFLQVTTSALPDSALVSTKICSMPSVLCASPAYLEKAGAPHNLEDLPRHACLQMVTTFFPIDRWIFEGPGGPVAVDLEPGRLRVNSADAVAVALADGLGIAPLPMLAALPWLQSGALVRVLPEWELQTMTIYAMYASRQYLDAKIRTWVAFLREYVEETLANEPACAAGKTSHRKTN